In Caldicoprobacter guelmensis, the genomic stretch ATATATGAATCGACGTCCACATCCATGCCCTTCAACATCCTGGGGATAAGGCCATCCTCCTGTACTACCAGCGCCAAATGAAGATGTACCGTATCCAGCTCTTGCTGATTATTGTCAATAACCAGCTTTTGCGCCTCCATCAACGCCTCTTGAGCGCGCTGAGTAAACTTTTCCGGGTTGATCATTCCTCATTCCCCCTTGGATTCCACTGAGAAACCTCTTTTAGCCTTTCATAGAGCCTCTCCTCTTCTGGTGTCAAGTGTTCAGGTATAACAATCTTAAGCCTGATATACAGGTCTCCCCTGTTGCCTTTTCTATCTTTGTATCCCTTCCCAGGAATCCTCAACTTCTTACCGCTTGATGACCCAGCCGGGACCTTTATAGAAAACTTTTGCCCATCAATAGATTTTACAGTTACCGTCGTACCTAACGCCGCCTCCCAAGGAAGTATAGGCAAATCCTTTATAAGGTCCAGGCCCTGAAGCTCATAGCCCTCTCCTGGATTAAGGCGTACGGTCACTAAAAGGTCACCGCCGTCTATACCCTGGCCCCTCAACCTTATCTTATCACCATCAAGAACGCCAGCCGGTATCTTCATCCTTATCCTTTTTACCGAACCGTCACGGCTACGAATTGATAATATCCTATCACCTCCATTGAATGCCTGCTCTAAATCCACTTCAACCTCGGTTTCTACGTCCTGCCCCTTCTGAGCGGTAGCGGTATTATAAAAACGCCCTGAAAAGCTAAACGGACCGCCTCGTCTGGCAAACCCTTCTAAAATGCTGTCCAGGTCCAAACCGTTCTCGCCAAAAAACATCTCAAAGAAATCCGAAAACCCGCTACCTCCGGCGGTATATGTCCTCCTTTGCCATCCGAAATCGGCCGGGTC encodes the following:
- a CDS encoding J domain-containing protein produces the protein MEYKDYYKILGVSRDATQEEIKRAYRRLAKKYHPDANPGDKEAEQKFKEINEAYQVLGDEEKRKKYDTFGQYYDFQNGMNFDPADFGWQRRTYTAGGSGFSDFFEMFFGENGLDLDSILEGFARRGGPFSFSGRFYNTATAQKGQDVETEVEVDLEQAFNGGDRILSIRSRDGSVKRIRMKIPAGVLDGDKIRLRGQGIDGGDLLVTVRLNPGEGYELQGLDLIKDLPILPWEAALGTTVTVKSIDGQKFSIKVPAGSSSGKKLRIPGKGYKDRKGNRGDLYIRLKIVIPEHLTPEEERLYERLKEVSQWNPRGNEE